A single window of Selenomonas sputigena DNA harbors:
- a CDS encoding TonB-dependent receptor — MTRKKKLALLFACLTGTGMMSTAAAEEHPQTETAEEHPQTEAAEGMNTYDLPETTVIGVRRHAGTLARRNLPGGFHAKQTNFGLMGDRDVMQVPYTAQSLTTKNFDTFAAPSGDVNQVLSNVSSLRVGTSLIKTDFSARGMLANGSAMYLNNVPGFFIMASGPVTNTIDRADVMVGPAATLSGSVQSYNGPDGGQPVSVYLYTKRPEKDDFTRYRQTVGGYGHYGSYIDVNRSGLGDGTFGVRVYGEHSEGNFAVSGAGRQKTNLFVDVSRETPKSTTNFFGGYYKDRLRGTERRFQIQRSARQVPGAPDASRSYDDPNLMHSDWDGYQITLNHEQRINPHTKWFLNAGMNDMTNRRFIYWAQVTIDGDGNLRGNRVWSQYFYLKSRYGQIGVNHKFRTGAAEHDVTLAVDRSWRVQYNNTRRDGAGAQVSGNIYSGIIYKPSIYNYDISSSLGRKFQYQEMDTSINLMDNVKIGKWNLLAAVARRYGNYRGAAAWNQVSDTQYAPTFGMTYAPTDRLSVYGTYAKATTRGQVVPSGYVNEGEIAEAVNVTQKELGVKYKFGSMYAALAYFDVNQPNYVDIPNPAVPGTKFYRLDGENRYRGLDLSVTGATAPKWNVFGGIQYIHARQQRTQGGANDGLPTDSSAPWSAVVGLEYMPNADWTITGRLNYVSRGTIIGTGRRELSVPSSAVFDLFANYRTKIGTTPVSVQASVYNVFNRSYWILQPGQGSKLLLSMPRTFMLSATFDL, encoded by the coding sequence ATGACACGAAAGAAGAAACTTGCTCTGCTCTTCGCATGTCTGACGGGCACGGGCATGATGAGCACTGCTGCTGCCGAGGAGCATCCGCAGACAGAGACGGCAGAGGAGCATCCGCAGACGGAGGCGGCAGAGGGAATGAACACCTATGATCTGCCCGAGACAACGGTGATCGGAGTGCGCCGCCACGCAGGTACTCTTGCGCGTAGAAATCTGCCCGGTGGGTTTCATGCGAAACAGACGAATTTTGGTCTGATGGGTGATCGGGACGTAATGCAGGTGCCGTATACGGCGCAGAGCCTCACAACGAAGAATTTCGATACGTTTGCTGCGCCGTCGGGCGACGTGAATCAGGTCCTCTCGAATGTGTCGTCGTTGCGTGTTGGCACCTCGCTTATCAAGACGGACTTCTCCGCGCGCGGGATGCTTGCGAACGGTTCGGCAATGTATCTCAACAACGTGCCGGGTTTTTTCATCATGGCATCCGGTCCTGTGACGAATACCATTGACCGCGCAGATGTGATGGTTGGTCCTGCGGCAACGCTTTCCGGCTCGGTGCAGTCGTATAACGGCCCTGACGGCGGACAGCCTGTCTCCGTCTATCTCTACACGAAGCGCCCGGAGAAGGACGACTTCACGCGCTATCGGCAGACAGTGGGCGGCTATGGGCACTACGGCAGCTATATCGACGTGAACCGCAGCGGTCTCGGCGATGGGACATTCGGCGTACGCGTCTACGGCGAGCACAGCGAGGGGAATTTCGCCGTAAGCGGTGCGGGACGACAAAAGACGAACCTCTTTGTCGATGTCAGCCGCGAGACGCCAAAGAGCACGACAAACTTCTTCGGCGGATACTACAAGGATCGTCTGCGCGGAACGGAGCGGCGCTTCCAGATCCAACGTTCCGCACGACAGGTACCTGGCGCACCCGATGCGAGCCGCAGCTACGATGATCCGAACCTCATGCACAGTGACTGGGACGGCTATCAGATCACACTCAACCACGAGCAGAGGATCAATCCGCATACGAAGTGGTTCCTGAACGCGGGTATGAACGACATGACGAACCGCCGTTTCATCTACTGGGCGCAGGTCACGATCGATGGGGACGGCAACCTGCGCGGCAATCGCGTCTGGTCGCAGTATTTCTACCTCAAGAGTCGCTATGGACAGATTGGCGTAAACCACAAGTTCCGCACGGGTGCGGCGGAGCACGATGTGACGCTCGCCGTGGATCGCTCATGGCGCGTGCAGTACAACAATACGCGGCGCGATGGGGCAGGAGCGCAGGTGTCGGGCAATATCTACTCCGGCATCATCTACAAGCCGTCGATCTACAACTACGACATCTCCAGCAGCCTTGGTCGGAAGTTCCAGTATCAGGAGATGGATACGAGCATCAACTTGATGGACAATGTAAAGATTGGTAAGTGGAATCTGCTCGCAGCCGTCGCGCGCCGCTATGGCAACTACCGCGGCGCTGCTGCTTGGAATCAGGTGTCCGACACGCAGTATGCGCCTACGTTCGGCATGACGTATGCGCCGACGGATCGCCTCTCGGTCTACGGCACGTATGCGAAAGCCACAACGCGCGGGCAGGTGGTTCCCAGCGGCTATGTCAACGAGGGAGAGATTGCAGAAGCGGTTAATGTGACGCAGAAGGAGCTCGGTGTCAAATATAAGTTCGGCAGCATGTATGCCGCGCTTGCATACTTCGATGTGAACCAGCCGAACTACGTCGATATTCCGAACCCCGCTGTTCCAGGGACGAAGTTCTACCGTCTCGACGGAGAGAACCGCTACCGCGGTCTTGACCTCAGCGTCACGGGCGCCACCGCGCCAAAGTGGAACGTATTCGGCGGGATTCAGTACATCCATGCGCGCCAGCAGCGGACGCAGGGAGGCGCAAACGACGGATTGCCGACGGACAGCTCGGCGCCGTGGAGCGCTGTTGTCGGGCTTGAGTATATGCCGAATGCGGACTGGACCATCACGGGGCGTCTGAACTACGTTTCGCGCGGCACGATCATCGGCACCGGCCGCCGCGAACTCTCCGTGCCGTCCTCGGCAGTATTTGATCTCTTTGCTAACTATCGGACGAAAATTGGGACGACGCCGGTATCCGTTCAGGCATCCGTCTACAACGTATTCAACCGCAGCTACTGGATTCTGCAGCCAGGACAGGGGAGCAAGCTGTTGCTCTCGATGCCGCGGACGTTCATGCTCTCCGCGACATTTGATCTCTGA
- a CDS encoding ABC transporter substrate-binding protein produces the protein MTHRFSLGVLAALILLCAVLAGCGQEQAAPVKERVVIDPKGREVKVPEEVKSIAVVPIPWASVVYAVDGSADRIAGMHPSAKAAYEISMLKKLAPEMENISSDFVGKDFSIQMEELGKLNPSVIAVWQWQDDEIKQLEKLNVPTIALTYGSMEALQNGIRVIGQVLGKEERAESLIAFQQDTMGYFDGKKAALEGLEKPKVLYFHDPSDLKVYGGGALNTMMIETAGGVNVAKDLSGESIPVTMEQIAAWDPDFVILSNFSPVQPDDLYGDHLAGQNWKNIKAVRERHVYKAPIGIYRWDAPCIETPLMIKWLAQKLHPEVFNDYQLADDLRAFYQKFFSYALTDDDLKSILHE, from the coding sequence ATGACACATCGGTTTTCTCTTGGCGTTCTTGCGGCGCTGATACTCCTTTGCGCCGTGCTCGCAGGATGCGGACAGGAGCAGGCAGCGCCCGTAAAGGAGCGCGTTGTAATCGATCCCAAGGGAAGAGAGGTAAAGGTACCCGAAGAGGTAAAGAGCATCGCCGTTGTACCGATCCCATGGGCGTCCGTGGTTTATGCTGTGGACGGTTCGGCTGACCGCATCGCGGGGATGCACCCGTCGGCGAAGGCGGCCTACGAGATATCCATGCTGAAAAAACTCGCGCCGGAGATGGAAAACATTTCGAGCGATTTCGTGGGAAAGGATTTCTCCATCCAAATGGAGGAACTCGGCAAACTGAATCCGAGCGTTATCGCCGTCTGGCAGTGGCAGGATGATGAGATCAAACAGCTTGAGAAGCTGAACGTCCCGACGATCGCACTCACGTACGGATCGATGGAAGCGCTGCAAAATGGTATACGCGTCATCGGCCAGGTACTCGGCAAGGAGGAGCGTGCAGAGTCCCTCATCGCGTTCCAGCAGGATACAATGGGATATTTTGACGGGAAAAAGGCGGCGCTTGAAGGACTGGAAAAACCGAAGGTGCTTTATTTTCACGATCCGTCAGATCTCAAGGTGTACGGCGGTGGGGCGCTCAATACGATGATGATCGAGACGGCAGGCGGCGTGAACGTGGCAAAGGATCTCTCGGGGGAGTCCATACCGGTCACGATGGAGCAGATCGCCGCATGGGATCCAGATTTCGTCATCCTCAGCAATTTCTCGCCGGTTCAGCCGGACGATCTCTACGGTGACCATCTCGCAGGGCAGAACTGGAAGAACATCAAGGCGGTGCGCGAAAGACATGTCTACAAGGCGCCGATCGGTATCTACCGCTGGGATGCGCCGTGCATCGAGACGCCGCTGATGATCAAATGGCTCGCGCAAAAGCTGCATCCAGAGGTCTTTAACGACTACCAGTTGGCGGATGATCTTCGCGCGTTCTATCAGAAATTCTTTTCCTATGCACTGACGGACGATGACCTCAAGTCGATCCTGCATGAGTGA
- a CDS encoding FecCD family ABC transporter permease, with the protein MKKRSALLWIAFSVLLMAVFFLSLAAGRFAIAPGEVCDILMRAAGGNAGTDMASTVVLELRLPRTLLAMLVGAALSLSGAVYQGIFRNPLVSPDVLGVSSGAGFGAVLGILLWGTGTGTSVIAFLCGMASVGLAYYFSRSRGSVSMMSLVLSGIIISSIFSALISLVKYSADPYDKLPAITYWLMGSFAKADFDKIQIIGLPMIVAGALLLAIRWRINILSLGEEEARSLGVNPARIRNIAIVAATVLTALSVTACGIVGWVGLVIPHMCRRMVGVDHARLLPAACFTGAIFLALVDICARSLLAAELPIGILTALLGAPFFAFLLKRTREKQGDWS; encoded by the coding sequence ATGAAAAAGCGTAGTGCTCTCCTGTGGATTGCGTTCAGTGTTCTGCTGATGGCCGTCTTTTTCTTGTCGCTCGCGGCCGGACGCTTTGCGATCGCGCCCGGCGAAGTCTGTGATATTCTCATGCGTGCGGCCGGAGGTAATGCGGGGACGGATATGGCGTCGACCGTCGTCTTGGAGCTGCGCTTGCCGCGGACGCTCCTCGCCATGCTCGTCGGCGCAGCGCTCTCGCTCTCGGGCGCGGTCTACCAGGGCATTTTCCGCAATCCGCTCGTCAGCCCCGATGTGCTCGGCGTCTCGAGCGGTGCGGGCTTCGGCGCTGTGCTCGGCATCCTCCTCTGGGGGACAGGCACGGGGACCTCGGTCATCGCCTTTCTTTGTGGCATGGCAAGTGTCGGGCTCGCGTATTACTTCTCGCGCAGCCGCGGCTCCGTCTCGATGATGTCGCTCGTGCTCTCGGGCATCATCATCTCGTCGATCTTCTCCGCGCTCATCTCGCTGGTGAAATACTCAGCCGACCCCTACGACAAGCTGCCGGCCATTACCTACTGGTTGATGGGCAGTTTTGCCAAGGCAGACTTTGATAAAATCCAGATCATCGGGCTGCCCATGATTGTCGCAGGGGCGCTCCTGCTCGCGATCCGCTGGCGCATCAACATCCTCTCGCTCGGCGAGGAGGAGGCACGCAGCCTCGGAGTGAATCCCGCGCGCATCCGCAACATTGCCATTGTTGCGGCGACGGTTCTCACGGCGCTCTCGGTGACAGCCTGCGGCATTGTCGGATGGGTCGGGCTCGTCATCCCGCACATGTGCCGCCGCATGGTCGGCGTCGATCATGCGCGCCTCCTGCCCGCGGCGTGCTTCACGGGGGCGATCTTCCTCGCGCTCGTCGACATCTGCGCACGGAGTCTCCTTGCTGCAGAGCTGCCGATCGGTATTCTCACGGCACTCCTCGGCGCACCGTTCTTTGCCTTTCTGCTGAAGCGTACGCGGGAGAAACAGGGGGACTGGTCATGA
- a CDS encoding ABC transporter ATP-binding protein has product MITVKNAAFSYDGRNELFSDLTFSLTAGEILTILGRNGIGKTTFLRCLLGILPWTRGECLVDGQRPDPAVVSDVIGYVPQSHTPAFPYTVFEMVMMGRARRIGLFRTPVAADRARVAELLDLVGILPLADRATTELSGGQLQMVYIARALAVEPKLIILDEPEAHLDFHNQLVVLRLLKKLSTERNMTIVMNTHSPENALKISDKSLLMRRGEHLFGPTENLLIEENLRRFYNIDCRVTETRIGDTLHRGLLTLL; this is encoded by the coding sequence ATGATTACGGTGAAGAATGCCGCCTTTTCCTACGATGGCAGAAACGAACTGTTCTCCGATCTCACATTCTCCCTCACGGCGGGTGAGATCCTTACCATTCTGGGGCGCAACGGAATCGGAAAGACTACGTTCCTGCGCTGCCTGCTCGGCATCCTGCCGTGGACGCGTGGGGAGTGCCTAGTGGACGGGCAGCGGCCCGATCCCGCCGTGGTCAGCGATGTGATCGGCTACGTGCCGCAGAGCCATACGCCGGCCTTCCCTTATACTGTCTTTGAGATGGTCATGATGGGACGTGCGCGGCGTATTGGCCTCTTTCGGACACCTGTGGCGGCAGACCGTGCACGTGTTGCGGAGCTGCTCGATCTGGTCGGCATCCTGCCGCTTGCAGACCGTGCGACGACCGAGCTCAGCGGTGGGCAGCTGCAGATGGTCTACATCGCCCGTGCACTTGCTGTCGAGCCGAAGCTGATAATCCTCGACGAGCCGGAAGCACATCTGGACTTTCATAACCAGCTGGTTGTTCTGCGCCTGTTGAAGAAACTGTCAACCGAGCGGAATATGACCATTGTCATGAATACGCACTCGCCTGAGAATGCGCTCAAGATCTCGGACAAAAGTTTGCTTATGAGACGCGGGGAGCATCTCTTCGGGCCGACAGAAAACCTGCTCATTGAAGAGAACCTTCGTCGGTTCTACAACATCGATTGTCGTGTCACAGAAACACGTATCGGGGATACGTTGCATCGAGGTCTATTGACGTTGCTGTAA
- a CDS encoding MFS transporter: MTVDRKNSIASTSATVSVSLYILPFILVGSFLSIFDQFVINVAAPAIISSLHPSAAEFEGIMSGYALVYGVGLIIGGRLGDRFGRRHIYRLGLFLFAVTSVLCGTAQTAQQLVVARLLQGLSGAVMVPQVLALIRVSYEENARVQALSAFGVSIGLGQIMGQVLGGWIPAWDFLGLGWRMIFLANMPICLIAAIGCTSLPPNLKAAHEAYQKHLGNPLRLFRYRGYTIGIFLNVCLYAAIVPFFVILGLYLQNICELSPQMAGLVFMAVGTGFVLASSAGPVLMRRYSPPRVLICGTLCTGTGILAVLLGTITGLSTAIPFVLFALFVLGIGNGTVIPISTGIVLRYLPMADAGVGGAVLTTGQQLAGALGIVFAGKFLMGDGASLASPAAYVDGLALQVCAASAALCCAVCLSRTPASTQNTQR; the protein is encoded by the coding sequence ATGACAGTGGATAGGAAAAACAGCATTGCTTCAACGAGCGCAACGGTATCCGTCTCACTTTATATTCTGCCCTTTATCCTGGTCGGCTCGTTTCTGTCCATCTTTGACCAGTTCGTTATCAATGTCGCCGCCCCCGCCATCATTTCCTCATTACATCCGTCGGCTGCAGAATTCGAGGGCATTATGAGCGGTTATGCACTCGTCTACGGCGTAGGCCTGATTATCGGCGGCCGCCTCGGCGACCGTTTCGGACGGCGGCATATCTACCGTCTCGGGCTTTTTCTTTTTGCCGTGACCTCGGTGCTCTGCGGTACTGCTCAGACGGCACAGCAGCTTGTTGTCGCACGTCTTCTGCAGGGGCTTTCGGGCGCGGTCATGGTGCCGCAGGTACTCGCTCTGATTCGTGTCTCATACGAAGAGAATGCACGGGTGCAGGCACTATCCGCATTCGGCGTGTCCATTGGACTCGGGCAGATCATGGGGCAGGTACTTGGCGGCTGGATTCCTGCATGGGATTTTCTTGGACTCGGTTGGCGCATGATTTTCCTTGCCAACATGCCGATCTGCCTGATCGCCGCCATTGGCTGCACGTCGCTTCCGCCGAATCTAAAAGCTGCACACGAGGCATACCAAAAGCATCTCGGAAATCCTCTTCGACTCTTTCGTTATCGTGGCTATACAATCGGAATTTTTCTCAATGTATGCCTGTACGCTGCCATTGTCCCCTTCTTTGTCATTCTCGGCCTCTACCTGCAAAACATCTGTGAACTCTCACCGCAGATGGCGGGGCTTGTCTTTATGGCGGTCGGCACGGGATTCGTCCTCGCCTCCTCTGCAGGTCCTGTGCTCATGCGAAGATACTCGCCGCCGCGCGTGCTTATCTGCGGAACACTCTGCACGGGCACGGGCATCCTCGCCGTGCTGCTCGGCACAATCACAGGACTGTCTACTGCAATTCCCTTTGTCCTCTTCGCGTTGTTTGTTCTCGGGATTGGCAACGGCACGGTGATTCCCATTTCGACAGGTATTGTTCTGCGCTATCTGCCGATGGCGGACGCGGGCGTTGGCGGCGCCGTCCTGACGACGGGTCAGCAGCTTGCAGGTGCGCTCGGAATTGTATTCGCTGGCAAGTTTCTCATGGGAGATGGCGCATCCCTTGCCTCGCCCGCGGCCTATGTGGACGGCCTCGCCCTTCAAGTGTGCGCCGCATCGGCTGCGCTCTGCTGCGCTGTTTGTCTCAGCCGTACCCCTGCCTCCACGCAAAATACGCAGAGATAA
- a CDS encoding PLP-dependent aminotransferase family protein: MPINSFDNYPMTWRPARAELHPPFYRALAAQLEYDILSGRLLPHTKLPPQRELADFLDLNLSTVTRAFRLCTDKGLIYAVIGRGTFVSPNAVLHDTMGGTEKSIIELGSIHPYEEFNEILADTARDILRGKDAARLFALSGVQDEDRHARTACSWLARFSLAAEPANLLLTSGTQSALAIVLTALFDAGDRIAVDGYTYANFIGLAKQLNIRLIPIEGDGDGMLPDALARQRQQINIKGVYLMPSCANPTGIIMPEERRRKIAAVLRKHNMLLIEDDAYGFTVRENAVPMTMLLPRQSVYLHSLSKLTCPGLRVAYMLVPAHLRQLIRRAARSISMAIPPLSAEIVSELIASGAAECIMREKCRMSEERNRIFRGIFPAHTRNTRSFFQWMPLPVGCGGANFEAQAQHRGVRVLSSDRFAVGGEAEHSFIRLALCSPPTNEELACGLRIVHDLMEENTIPPQTETLIL, translated from the coding sequence ATGCCCATCAATTCGTTCGATAATTATCCTATGACGTGGCGTCCCGCACGCGCGGAGCTCCATCCTCCGTTCTATCGTGCACTTGCTGCTCAGCTCGAATACGACATCCTCAGCGGACGGCTGCTGCCACATACAAAACTTCCGCCGCAGCGGGAACTTGCCGACTTTCTGGATCTTAATCTGAGCACGGTGACGCGCGCCTTTCGTCTTTGCACGGACAAGGGGTTGATCTATGCGGTCATTGGGCGCGGGACGTTCGTCTCGCCGAATGCCGTGCTGCATGATACGATGGGAGGAACGGAAAAGTCAATCATCGAACTCGGCAGCATTCATCCATATGAGGAGTTCAACGAGATTCTTGCGGATACTGCACGGGATATCCTGCGCGGCAAGGATGCAGCGCGGCTCTTCGCGCTTAGTGGTGTGCAGGATGAGGATCGTCATGCGCGAACTGCGTGCAGCTGGCTTGCACGTTTTTCTCTCGCGGCAGAGCCGGCGAATCTCCTTCTTACTTCTGGCACGCAGAGTGCACTTGCAATCGTACTCACTGCGCTGTTTGATGCAGGAGATCGAATTGCGGTGGACGGATATACGTATGCGAATTTCATCGGCCTTGCAAAACAGTTGAACATACGCCTCATCCCCATCGAGGGAGATGGGGATGGGATGCTGCCAGATGCGCTCGCACGGCAGCGTCAGCAGATAAACATCAAGGGTGTCTATCTTATGCCGTCCTGCGCGAATCCGACTGGCATCATCATGCCTGAGGAACGGCGCAGGAAGATTGCAGCGGTGCTGCGTAAGCACAATATGCTTTTGATTGAGGACGATGCTTATGGCTTTACGGTACGCGAGAACGCTGTGCCTATGACCATGCTTCTCCCGCGGCAGTCCGTTTATCTGCACAGCCTGTCAAAACTTACCTGCCCCGGACTGCGCGTTGCATATATGCTTGTTCCCGCGCATCTCAGGCAACTCATTCGGAGAGCAGCGCGCAGCATTAGCATGGCGATCCCTCCGCTGAGTGCGGAGATCGTATCAGAGCTGATTGCCAGCGGCGCGGCAGAGTGTATAATGAGGGAGAAATGTCGGATGTCTGAGGAGCGCAATCGCATCTTTCGAGGGATCTTCCCTGCACATACGAGGAATACACGCAGCTTCTTCCAATGGATGCCACTGCCTGTGGGATGCGGTGGGGCGAATTTCGAGGCACAGGCGCAGCATCGCGGTGTGCGTGTCCTCTCGTCGGATCGCTTTGCCGTCGGCGGGGAGGCGGAGCATTCCTTTATTCGCCTCGCCCTCTGCTCGCCGCCAACGAATGAGGAGCTGGCGTGCGGACTACGGATTGTTCATGATCTGATGGAGGAAAATACGATTCCGCCGCAGACGGAAACATTGATCCTTTAG
- a CDS encoding aspartate/glutamate racemase family protein, with amino-acid sequence MKTIGLIGGMSWESTVTYYQVINETIKNQLGGLHSAKCILYSVDFDEIEKYQASGEWDKSAAVLSEAAQALERAGADYIVICTNTMHKVAPKIGRRIHIPILHIADMTAVQLKKQGIRKVGLLGTKYTMQQDFYKNVLIRQGIEVIIPNDDDVDVVNRIIYDELCLGKILEESKAVYLDIIHELARNGAQGIILGCTEIGLLIQQSDTDIPLFDTTLIHAEQAALKSLER; translated from the coding sequence ATGAAAACAATAGGGCTGATCGGTGGTATGAGTTGGGAAAGTACGGTGACATACTATCAGGTCATCAACGAAACGATTAAAAATCAGCTGGGTGGTCTGCACTCTGCAAAATGTATTCTATACAGTGTTGATTTTGATGAAATCGAGAAATATCAAGCGAGCGGGGAATGGGATAAGAGCGCAGCTGTTTTGTCTGAAGCCGCACAAGCATTGGAACGGGCGGGGGCAGACTATATCGTAATCTGCACCAATACGATGCACAAGGTAGCGCCTAAAATCGGCAGGAGAATTCATATCCCCATCCTGCATATTGCAGACATGACCGCTGTACAGCTAAAGAAACAAGGCATCCGAAAAGTCGGCCTGCTCGGCACGAAATATACCATGCAGCAGGATTTCTATAAGAACGTTCTAATCAGACAAGGGATTGAGGTCATCATTCCGAACGATGATGATGTCGATGTCGTCAATCGCATTATTTACGATGAACTGTGTCTTGGGAAAATCTTGGAGGAATCCAAAGCCGTATATCTGGACATTATTCATGAACTCGCACGGAACGGGGCACAGGGGATCATCCTGGGATGTACTGAAATCGGACTTCTTATCCAGCAATCCGATACCGATATTCCACTCTTTGATACCACACTCATTCATGCAGAACAAGCAGCACTCAAATCACTTGAGAGATAA
- a CDS encoding Bcr/CflA family efflux MFS transporter — MMILSAFMAFASLSTDIYLPAMPAMQDDLGGAVALTITSFLVGFAIAQLVWGPISDHIGRRIPLAIGALLFFIGSVGCALAPSMEAVIGFRVVQAVGACVGPMLSRAMVRDLYTSNQAAAMLSTLVLIMAAAPIVGPLLGAFLMGVGGWRMVFWLMAAIAVLLFFSVHFLPETLPHEKRSAERLGAAFKSYGRLVRMKSFVMNTLSVTFFYVAVYAFITESPVIYIRHSVLIRSTMGCSSVSTSSALRR; from the coding sequence ATGATGATCCTAAGTGCCTTTATGGCATTCGCCTCGCTGTCGACGGACATCTACCTGCCCGCGATGCCTGCGATGCAGGATGACCTCGGTGGTGCAGTGGCCCTGACGATCACGAGCTTCCTCGTTGGCTTTGCCATTGCCCAGCTCGTCTGGGGACCGATCAGCGATCATATTGGTCGTCGCATTCCGCTCGCGATCGGTGCGCTGCTCTTTTTTATCGGATCGGTCGGCTGTGCACTAGCACCCTCGATGGAGGCCGTCATTGGATTCCGTGTGGTGCAGGCCGTCGGCGCATGTGTCGGCCCGATGCTCAGCCGCGCGATGGTGCGTGACCTCTACACAAGCAATCAGGCGGCAGCGATGCTCTCGACACTTGTCCTCATCATGGCGGCGGCGCCGATCGTGGGACCACTGCTCGGTGCATTTCTCATGGGCGTCGGTGGTTGGCGCATGGTTTTCTGGCTGATGGCTGCGATTGCCGTACTGCTCTTTTTCTCCGTGCATTTCCTGCCGGAAACGCTGCCGCACGAAAAACGCTCTGCCGAGAGGCTCGGTGCGGCATTCAAGAGCTATGGGAGGCTCGTACGGATGAAATCCTTCGTGATGAATACCCTCAGCGTGACGTTCTTCTATGTGGCGGTGTATGCCTTCATTACGGAGTCGCCTGTCATCTACATCCGTCACTCGGTATTGATCCGCAGTACTATGGGCTGTTCTTCGGTGTCAACATCATCGGCGTTGCGGCGGTGA
- a CDS encoding class I SAM-dependent methyltransferase, whose amino-acid sequence MVFHPVSNCYVEDVKFVFREAYRVLKQGGMLLAGLNNEINYMVDNEEKEIVWNMPFNPLKDEKARAFMLEERSGMQFSHTMTEQIGGQLKAGFTLLDLYEDTNGFGRLHDMNIKTYIATKSVK is encoded by the coding sequence ATTGTATTTCACCCTGTTTCAAACTGCTATGTGGAAGATGTGAAGTTTGTCTTTCGTGAAGCGTACAGAGTTTTGAAACAAGGCGGCATGTTGCTTGCTGGATTGAACAATGAAATCAATTATATGGTTGACAATGAAGAAAAAGAGATTGTTTGGAATATGCCGTTCAATCCATTGAAAGATGAAAAAGCTAGGGCGTTCATGCTTGAGGAACGCTCCGGGATGCAGTTTTCTCATACGATGACCGAACAGATCGGGGGACAACTGAAAGCAGGATTTACGTTGCTTGATTTATATGAAGATACTAATGGTTTTGGCAGACTGCATGACATGAACATCAAAACCTATATTGCAACAAAATCTGTCAAATGA
- a CDS encoding nucleotidyltransferase family protein — MMQNPVFTMEHIVAMVKPLADKYRVKEIYLFGSYARGEADENSDLDFLVFGGEKFKRTMIFALAEDLREVLKKKVDVFEIGEVNPDSNFYKRIMKEKVLVA; from the coding sequence GTGATGCAAAATCCTGTATTTACAATGGAACATATCGTTGCGATGGTAAAACCGCTTGCTGATAAATATCGTGTGAAAGAAATTTATTTATTCGGTTCGTATGCGAGAGGTGAAGCGGACGAAAATAGCGATTTGGATTTTTTGGTTTTTGGTGGAGAAAAGTTTAAACGAACGATGATTTTTGCTTTGGCAGAGGATCTACGAGAAGTTCTGAAGAAAAAAGTGGATGTTTTTGAAATCGGCGAAGTCAATCCGGACAGCAATTTTTATAAGAGGATCATGAAAGAAAAGGTTTTGGTGGCATGA
- a CDS encoding DUF86 domain-containing protein — translation MKYSDRQRVEKIYDYAVRLQEYILENRIKKEALLTQLPLQWLVTTPLYNMGEHCHNLSAAYKVKHGEIPWAMIAGLRHRLVHDYDGTNWNIISDVVFEELPILIEQLRLRLTENENTDDVG, via the coding sequence ATGAAGTATTCAGATCGACAAAGGGTTGAGAAGATATATGACTATGCCGTTCGCTTGCAGGAATATATTCTAGAAAACCGCATTAAAAAAGAGGCGTTACTGACACAGTTGCCGTTGCAGTGGCTTGTCACAACGCCGCTATATAATATGGGTGAGCATTGTCATAATCTGTCTGCAGCGTATAAAGTCAAACATGGTGAAATTCCATGGGCAATGATAGCAGGTTTACGACATCGCCTTGTACATGATTATGATGGAACAAATTGGAACATTATCTCAGATGTTGTTTTTGAAGAACTGCCAATTTTGATAGAGCAGCTAAGGTTGCGTTTGACGGAAAACGAGAATACGGATGATGTAGGATGA